CCACATTGTCCACAACAATTTGTGTTCACTGTAATCTTTTCATCcgcattcttttttcttttttttcttggtcGTCCAGCTAATCGTCTGTATCTAGGTGGATACACAGTTTCAGCTACCACATCCTCAGGAGCTGACCAATCTTCCTTATCTGGCATTGGAACCATTGGAATCTCATATGTTTTTGCTAATGCATCAGGCTTGTAGTAATCAGAGCAATATGGATGCATATCTTTAACATTCTTTTCCTTTAAACAACGATTGCATGTGCGCAAGGTATCTCATCTAGTTGAAATCTTCCACAAGAACATACTTTCCGCTCAAGACAAACAATGTATCTTCTTCCAGCTTCATAAATCGAGAAAATAAATTCAGATGATGGAACAACCTGCGTACATTAAAAAAGTCACCTATAAAATGATTTCAAAGAAATCATGTTCAAACAGCAGAATGATACACCGAATTAGATacatacaatataaaataatgtatcATGACACATACCTCCATCTTCGAACTTTTAGATGCATTTATAATCAATACCTCCTCAAATCTTCTCCCCAATGTGTCCTTTGTATAAGAGGCTATTTCTCTGTTTTTGCAATGCCAAGAACCAAATAGAATTCTAACTTCTTCCAAGAATTCTAATATAGACAATTGTCGTGCTTCAACAAGACAACCATTGATACATTCCGCAATGTTCGAAGTCATCATTCTACCTCTATTTACTGTTGAATGAACTCTCGACCACTTCTCATACCCTGCATCCTCAAGGTACTCCTTAACCCTGTGATCAATTTTATCAACCTTAGCCATCAATTTATCAAAATCCTCCTTTCTGTATGCCTTGGCCATAGAGTAAAATAAATCACTTGGGGTGTTTCTGCTCCTTTTGAAGTTTCCACAGACATTCTTCCAAAGATGCCATATGCATGCATAATGAGGTACATTTGGGAACACAATCCTTACACTTTTCATAATACTCTCATTCCTATCTGATACAACACACATTTCTTCGCGCTCGCCAAATGCATTTTTGAATTGTTCGAAGAACCATGTCCACGAACAATCATTTTCAGTGTCCACAACACCATATGCCAATGGAAATATGCAACCTAATTACAAAGCAAcacatattatttcatttgataCATAACATCTACAAACACCTCACaactatgaaaaatatatacctGCCCCATCAAGTGTGCTTGCTGATACAAATGTCCCTTTGTAAGCTCCTCCCAGATGTGCACCATTGACAACAACTATTGGTCTGCAGTAATCGAACCCCCTAATCAATGGTCTTAAGGCTACGAACAGATACATAAATTCATCTTCCTCAGTCTTTTGCATCCTTATATAAGAATTTGGATACACAGTATTTAGCATGTCTATGTATCTCGGCATCTGTCTATATCCAGCCAATGATTTACCCCTTATCATTTCTAGTGCACGTTCTTTAGCACGCCATGCATGCTGGTAAGATATTTGAACCCCATAGAATTTTCTAATATCAGCAATTCTATCTTTCGGAGTATGAATTCTTTTATGGTTGACCAATTTGGGAGCAGTCACACCACTTACAAACCCGATTGTTGCTTGGACTTTGGTTAGTACCCTATCCCGCATTGGACACGTATGTTCACTATTGAAGTATCTAACTTTGAAAACATTAGATTTTTTTCTGCAGGAAGCCTTCATAGTCCAGCCACATTCATCCGAAAAGCATACCAACACATAACTGTAcaattttcttcatcatattaataCATATAGCAGTTAcatgatataatatataaaacacTAATGTTCAAAGTAACCAAAGAATGATGTAC
This is a stretch of genomic DNA from Solanum stenotomum isolate F172 unplaced genomic scaffold, ASM1918654v1 scaffold33098, whole genome shotgun sequence. It encodes these proteins:
- the LOC125852236 gene encoding uncharacterized protein LOC125852236, with the protein product MYPLCIDTNEKIGSDVHNFDGTCGEITCVEGTTHDTEALAVVESRICDSYYIPELEVTNYIINSNSIEVKTGQLYKDKATLVDVMAKYKIKNNFNCKVKRSDIQSYVLVCFSDECGWTMKASCRKKSNVFKVRYFNSEHTCPMRDRVLTKVQATIGFVSGVTAPKLVNHKRIHTPKDRIADIRKFYGVQISYQHAWRAKERALEMIRGKSLAGYRQMPRYIDMLNTVYPNSYIRMQKTEEDEFMYLFVALRPLIRGFDYCRPIVVVNGAHLGGAYKGTFVSASTLDGVAYFHWHMVLWTLKMIVRGHGSSNNSKMHLASAKKCVLYQIGMRVL